A single Fusobacterium hominis DNA region contains:
- a CDS encoding sigma-70 family RNA polymerase sigma factor → MEIKVLDFEKEIIKSYMEEDKFIEFMEENGKNKLILDYSSLGLKELQEEDLDIMGEETVLDYLEEVASITREEVGEDAEALIVKNLPSVASLAFHYLREGSAYLDMVQEGTMGLMKGIDAYRSEIHGDFDNYKNYWIIREMVIFIENKMRDIKNEFKSYFKNKKEHLGHDHHEEEEKIDDSEVFLTEKDLLPNVEAIEKREKMVEKNIEFSNLRNRLSERQIDVLNYYFGFGVDRRYSIYEIEQKLNLKNGDGEKIFEQSLLILSTMEGKMFL, encoded by the coding sequence ATGGAAATAAAAGTTTTAGATTTTGAAAAAGAAATAATAAAAAGTTATATGGAAGAAGATAAATTTATTGAATTTATGGAAGAAAATGGAAAAAATAAATTAATACTTGATTATAGTAGCTTAGGATTAAAAGAGCTTCAAGAAGAAGATTTAGATATAATGGGAGAAGAAACAGTATTAGATTATTTAGAAGAGGTTGCTTCTATAACAAGGGAAGAGGTAGGAGAAGATGCTGAGGCATTAATAGTTAAAAACTTACCTTCAGTGGCCTCATTAGCCTTTCATTACTTAAGAGAGGGAAGTGCCTACTTAGATATGGTCCAAGAGGGTACAATGGGTTTAATGAAGGGAATAGACGCTTACAGAAGTGAAATCCATGGTGACTTTGATAATTATAAAAATTATTGGATAATAAGAGAGATGGTAATTTTTATTGAAAATAAAATGAGAGATATTAAAAATGAGTTTAAAAGTTATTTTAAAAATAAAAAAGAACACCTAGGACATGACCACCATGAAGAGGAAGAAAAAATTGATGATAGTGAAGTATTCTTAACTGAAAAAGATCTATTGCCAAATGTAGAAGCAATAGAAAAAAGAGAGAAAATGGTAGAAAAAAATATTGAGTTTTCTAATCTTAGAAATAGATTAAGTGAGAGACAAATAGATGTTTTAAATTATTATTTTGGATTTGGAGTAGACAGAAGATACTCAATTTATGAGATAGAACAAAAGTTAAATCTTAAAAATGGCGATGGAGAAAAGATATTTGAACAAAGTCTTTTAATCTTATCTACAATGGAAGGAAAGATGTTTTTATGA
- a CDS encoding Nif3-like dinuclear metal center hexameric protein, with the protein MMVKDIIKIFEEKYPLKNAEDWDNVGLMIGNRKDTVKKIQLSIDATEKAIDYAIENNVDMVVTHHPMIFKGIKNIDYSTVLGRKIIKVIENKMSVYSMHTNLDASKFGLNDYVAHLLGALNTKIVDENIDEENTGIGRVYTLEKKMYLKDYADFIKSIFNIPHVRIIASDMDVLVGKVGVVNGSGMSYWRKIKSMGVDLLITGDIGYHEALDAKEAGLNLIDIGHFESEICFTNLLKKELEDLNLEVIIYNDGPVFINY; encoded by the coding sequence ATGATGGTAAAAGATATAATCAAAATATTTGAAGAAAAATATCCACTAAAAAATGCAGAAGATTGGGACAATGTAGGACTTATGATAGGGAATAGAAAAGATACAGTAAAAAAAATACAGCTTTCCATAGATGCTACAGAAAAAGCAATAGATTATGCAATAGAAAACAATGTAGATATGGTAGTTACTCATCACCCAATGATATTTAAAGGGATAAAAAATATAGATTATTCAACAGTATTAGGAAGAAAAATAATAAAAGTTATTGAAAATAAGATGAGTGTGTATTCTATGCATACTAATCTAGATGCTTCTAAATTTGGATTAAACGATTATGTAGCACATCTTTTAGGAGCTTTAAATACTAAAATTGTAGATGAAAATATAGATGAAGAAAATACAGGAATTGGAAGAGTATATACACTTGAGAAAAAAATGTACTTAAAAGATTATGCAGATTTTATAAAGTCTATTTTTAATATTCCGCATGTGCGTATTATAGCTTCAGATATGGACGTACTAGTTGGAAAAGTAGGAGTAGTTAATGGGTCAGGAATGAGTTATTGGAGAAAAATAAAATCTATGGGTGTAGATCTTTTAATAACAGGAGATATTGGATATCATGAGGCCTTAGATGCCAAAGAAGCAGGATTAAATCTGATAGATATAGGACATTTTGAAAGTGAAATATGTTTTACAAATTTATTAAAAAAAGAGCTTGAAGATTTGAATTTAGAGGTTATAATTTATAACGATGGACCTGTATTTATAAATTACTAA